The following coding sequences lie in one Flavobacterium sediminis genomic window:
- a CDS encoding four-helix bundle copper-binding protein yields MIQTKFQSCIEACLKCVAICNQCAIACLNEDDVAHVKKCIQLDLECAAICQAAANVLSLDGKFSKEICKLCADICNACAEECEKHAAMGMEHCKECAEACRACAKACEEMAA; encoded by the coding sequence ATGATACAAACAAAATTTCAATCGTGTATCGAGGCTTGCCTGAAGTGCGTAGCTATCTGTAACCAATGTGCCATTGCTTGTTTAAATGAAGATGATGTTGCACACGTAAAGAAATGTATCCAGTTAGACCTGGAATGTGCAGCTATTTGCCAAGCGGCAGCAAACGTATTAAGTCTTGATGGTAAATTTAGCAAAGAGATTTGCAAACTATGTGCTGACATTTGCAACGCTTGTGCTGAAGAGTGTGAGAAACACGCTGCAATGGGTATGGAGCATTGTAAAGAATGTGCAGAAGCGTGCAGAGCTTGTGCAAAGGCTTGTGAGGAAATGGCAGCGTAA
- a CDS encoding helix-turn-helix domain-containing protein — translation MTKVCNVADRIIQNRLDTGKSAPFAVQLTNELKADYHQLNNLFLVKYDMSLEIIYIRRIIEKVKELLVYTEQSLSQIAKALGYQKPTELSEQLMTYTGLTSAHFKQIRKNKLEIIRRQQEKQNEL, via the coding sequence ATGACGAAAGTTTGCAATGTAGCAGACCGGATTATACAGAACAGGTTGGACACAGGTAAATCTGCACCGTTTGCCGTACAGCTTACAAACGAATTGAAAGCAGATTATCACCAGTTGAACAATCTGTTCCTTGTTAAATATGATATGAGCCTTGAAATTATCTATATCAGGCGCATTATCGAAAAGGTAAAAGAGTTACTGGTGTACACCGAGCAATCGCTGTCACAAATCGCAAAGGCGTTAGGCTATCAAAAGCCGACGGAACTGTCCGAGCAATTAATGACCTATACGGGATTAACGTCTGCCCATTTTAAGCAGATACGAAAAAACAAGCTCGAAATCATCAGAAGACAACAGGAAAAGCAAAACGAACTATAA
- a CDS encoding heavy-metal-associated domain-containing protein: MKNVELSIPDMQSAHCQSRVNGAIKDIDGIKVEKLEAGKLSVSVENDEVKEELVEAIEKAGYKVGGDDSGKASSCSTGCCG, translated from the coding sequence ATGAAAAATGTAGAATTAAGCATACCAGATATGCAAAGTGCACACTGCCAGTCGAGAGTAAACGGAGCAATCAAAGACATTGACGGCATTAAAGTAGAAAAACTGGAAGCAGGAAAATTATCTGTTTCAGTTGAAAACGACGAAGTGAAAGAAGAGTTGGTTGAGGCGATTGAAAAAGCAGGCTACAAAGTTGGCGGCGACGACAGCGGAAAGGCTTCAAGTTGTTCAACAGGATGCTGCGGATAA
- a CDS encoding RteC domain-containing protein translates to MLGLIEEAFQMTVFLQELLVSAKECVLSSEFENDAKEIEFFKMIKPQILGKLIYYNKLYRIETSCPVNNGKIYHNYFSNHLTELKIEFREHICNSHFYRYYRSGRVDKDHEYFKRGQINYLDGLNSYVFEIDPQFSTYYDYKVARILANDLLYAYLLTKISPEENSDTFFSSASEIKELSWTDSKNALIELTYALYASGAISGGKLGIRKLTAISQVLFRIPLTDVHHAFHRMKTRAGSRTLFLDQLKQALEEYMDKDL, encoded by the coding sequence GTGCTCGGGCTAATTGAAGAGGCTTTTCAAATGACGGTCTTTCTTCAGGAGCTATTGGTTTCGGCAAAAGAATGTGTGCTAAGTTCGGAATTTGAGAACGATGCAAAAGAGATTGAGTTCTTTAAAATGATTAAGCCCCAAATCCTGGGCAAACTCATCTATTATAACAAGCTCTACCGGATAGAAACCTCGTGCCCGGTCAATAACGGGAAAATATATCATAACTATTTCTCGAACCATTTAACGGAGCTAAAGATTGAGTTTAGGGAACACATCTGCAACTCCCATTTTTATCGCTACTACCGTTCGGGCAGGGTGGATAAAGACCACGAATATTTTAAGCGTGGGCAGATAAACTACCTCGATGGGCTTAATAGTTACGTATTTGAAATCGACCCGCAATTCTCTACCTATTACGATTACAAAGTAGCCCGCATCCTCGCCAACGACCTCTTATACGCCTACCTCTTAACCAAAATCAGCCCCGAAGAAAATTCCGATACATTTTTCAGTAGCGCCAGCGAAATTAAAGAGCTATCCTGGACGGACAGCAAGAATGCTCTGATTGAGCTAACGTATGCCCTCTACGCATCAGGTGCTATTTCAGGAGGTAAGTTAGGCATCCGGAAGCTCACTGCTATTTCACAAGTGTTGTTCCGAATACCACTGACCGATGTGCATCACGCATTCCACCGTATGAAAACCCGTGCAGGCTCTCGCACCTTGTTTTTAGACCAGTTGAAACAAGCACTGGAAGAATATATGGATAAAGACTTATAA
- a CDS encoding heavy metal translocating P-type ATPase: MATNKETIYIPLEDVESEHCALIVEKGLAQVKGVETHKVELNNRRAAITVNDNEVVGEAVKAIKDLGYGVPTVKKTYPVLGMTCASCAGSAESMAKYTPGVVSAEVNYGTGNLNVEFLPNITNSEQIRKAVQDGGYDLLLEDESKQQETLEAIHAEKFRKLKNKTIWAVILSLPVVIIGMFFMDMPYGNEIMWAFATPVVLWLGKDFFINAWKQAKHRSANMDTLVALSTGIAYIFSVFNMLFMDFWHQRGLHAHVYFEAAAVIVAFILLGKLLEEKAKGNTSSAIKKLMGLQPKTVIVIEADGTERQKAIEDVNAGDIILVKPGEKIAVDGTVVSGNSYVDESMLSGEPVPVLKKENEKVFAGTINQKGSFQFKAVKVGKETMLAQIIKMVQDAQGSKAPVQKLVDKIAGIFVPVVIGIAILTFILWFFLGGENGVVQGLLAAVTVLVIACPCALGLATPTAIMVGVGKGAENGILIKDAESLELAKKVNAIVLDKTGTITEGRPQVTGIQWLNNDDATKDVLLSIEKQSEHPLAEAVVKNLEGVSTTLLSNFDSITGKGAKADYNSDTYYVGNKKLLAENNITIADQLQKQADEWGTQSKTVIWFANSKQALSVIAISDKIKETSVQAIKEMQDADIELYMLTGDNEATAKAIAEQTGIKHYKAEVLPQHKADFVKELQQQGKVVAMVGDGINDSTALATADVSIAMGKGSDIAMDVAKMTIISSDLTKIPQAIRLSKQTVSTIKQNLFWAFIYNLIGIPIAAGILYPINGFLLNPMIAGAAMALSSVSVVSNSLRLKWKK; the protein is encoded by the coding sequence ATGGCAACCAATAAAGAAACAATTTACATTCCTTTAGAGGATGTAGAAAGCGAGCACTGTGCATTAATCGTCGAAAAAGGACTGGCACAGGTAAAAGGCGTAGAAACCCACAAAGTAGAGCTAAATAACCGCAGGGCGGCTATTACCGTTAATGATAACGAGGTAGTAGGCGAAGCTGTAAAAGCAATTAAAGATTTAGGCTACGGCGTTCCCACTGTTAAAAAGACTTATCCCGTTTTAGGTATGACCTGTGCATCTTGTGCAGGCAGTGCCGAGAGTATGGCAAAATATACGCCGGGCGTAGTAAGTGCCGAAGTGAATTACGGTACGGGAAACCTCAACGTTGAATTCCTGCCGAATATAACCAATTCCGAGCAAATCAGGAAAGCGGTACAGGACGGCGGTTATGACCTATTGCTCGAAGACGAGAGCAAGCAACAGGAAACTTTAGAAGCTATCCACGCCGAAAAATTCAGAAAACTTAAAAACAAAACCATTTGGGCAGTAATCCTATCGCTACCGGTGGTCATTATCGGTATGTTCTTTATGGATATGCCTTACGGTAATGAAATAATGTGGGCATTCGCCACTCCGGTAGTTTTATGGTTAGGTAAAGACTTCTTTATCAATGCGTGGAAGCAGGCGAAACACCGTTCTGCCAATATGGACACACTTGTCGCATTGAGTACAGGTATCGCCTATATATTCAGCGTATTCAATATGCTGTTTATGGACTTTTGGCATCAAAGAGGTTTACACGCACACGTGTACTTTGAAGCCGCAGCCGTAATCGTTGCCTTTATTTTATTGGGCAAGCTATTGGAAGAAAAAGCCAAAGGCAATACCTCATCAGCCATTAAAAAGCTGATGGGCTTGCAACCGAAAACGGTTATCGTAATAGAAGCAGACGGCACGGAAAGACAAAAAGCCATCGAAGATGTAAACGCAGGCGATATTATTTTGGTTAAGCCGGGCGAAAAAATTGCGGTGGATGGTACAGTTGTATCGGGCAATTCGTATGTAGATGAAAGTATGCTAAGCGGCGAACCTGTTCCGGTACTGAAAAAGGAAAACGAAAAGGTATTTGCCGGAACCATCAACCAAAAAGGTAGCTTCCAGTTCAAGGCGGTAAAAGTGGGTAAAGAAACAATGCTTGCCCAAATCATCAAAATGGTGCAGGATGCACAGGGAAGTAAAGCACCCGTACAAAAACTGGTGGATAAAATCGCAGGTATTTTCGTTCCGGTAGTAATCGGTATTGCTATCCTGACATTTATTCTTTGGTTCTTCTTAGGAGGCGAGAATGGTGTTGTACAAGGTCTTTTAGCAGCCGTTACTGTATTGGTTATTGCTTGTCCTTGTGCTTTAGGCTTGGCTACTCCTACCGCTATTATGGTGGGCGTTGGTAAGGGTGCAGAAAACGGCATCCTGATTAAAGATGCGGAAAGTTTGGAATTAGCGAAGAAAGTAAACGCTATCGTGCTGGATAAAACAGGTACGATTACCGAGGGAAGACCACAGGTTACAGGCATCCAATGGCTGAACAATGACGATGCGACGAAAGATGTTTTATTGAGCATTGAAAAGCAATCGGAGCACCCATTAGCGGAAGCCGTTGTGAAAAATTTGGAGGGCGTTTCTACAACTTTATTATCAAACTTCGACAGTATAACAGGTAAAGGCGCAAAAGCCGATTACAACAGCGACACTTACTATGTAGGTAATAAAAAACTGTTAGCCGAAAACAACATTACCATTGCCGACCAACTGCAAAAGCAGGCGGACGAATGGGGCACACAGTCTAAAACCGTTATATGGTTTGCAAACAGTAAACAAGCTCTTTCTGTAATCGCTATTTCCGACAAAATTAAAGAGACATCGGTACAGGCTATCAAAGAAATGCAGGATGCGGATATCGAACTGTATATGTTGACGGGAGATAATGAGGCTACCGCCAAAGCTATCGCCGAGCAAACTGGTATCAAGCATTACAAAGCCGAAGTTTTGCCACAGCACAAAGCTGATTTTGTGAAAGAACTGCAACAGCAAGGCAAAGTAGTAGCAATGGTTGGCGACGGTATCAATGACAGTACAGCACTGGCAACTGCCGATGTAAGTATCGCAATGGGTAAAGGTTCGGATATCGCAATGGACGTGGCGAAGATGACCATTATTTCATCAGACCTTACCAAAATACCTCAAGCCATAAGACTATCAAAACAAACCGTATCAACCATTAAGCAGAACCTGTTTTGGGCATTTATCTATAACCTTATAGGTATTCCGATTGCAGCAGGTATTCTTTACCCAATCAATGGTTTCTTACTAAACCCAATGATTGCCGGAGCCGCAATGGCGTTGAGTAGTGTAAGTGTGGTAAGTAACAGTTTACGTTTGAAATGGAAGAAGTAA
- a CDS encoding helix-turn-helix domain-containing protein codes for MSTLFIKNMVCNRCILVVQNELDKLGIEATNIKLGEIILKKDLTTAEREALENVLDPLGFQVIDDKKSRMIEKIKNVIIDLVHHQDNDAKTNLSDVLSDALHHDYNYLSNLFSDIEGTTIEKYFIAQKVEKIKELLVYDELSLSEIADRMNYSSVAYLSNQFKKVTGLTPSHFKQIREDKRKPLDKV; via the coding sequence ATGAGTACATTATTTATCAAAAATATGGTCTGCAACCGTTGTATTCTCGTAGTTCAGAACGAACTCGACAAACTCGGCATAGAGGCTACCAATATAAAACTGGGCGAAATAATCCTTAAAAAAGATTTAACCACAGCAGAGCGTGAGGCATTGGAAAACGTTTTAGACCCTTTGGGTTTTCAGGTCATCGACGACAAGAAGAGCCGGATGATTGAGAAAATAAAGAACGTTATCATTGACCTGGTGCACCATCAGGACAACGATGCGAAAACCAATCTTTCGGATGTGTTGAGCGATGCGCTGCACCACGATTACAACTACCTTAGCAACCTGTTTTCCGATATTGAGGGTACGACCATTGAGAAGTACTTTATCGCACAGAAAGTAGAAAAGATAAAAGAACTGTTGGTGTACGATGAGCTGTCGTTAAGCGAGATTGCCGACCGTATGAATTATTCGAGCGTGGCATATTTGAGCAACCAGTTCAAGAAAGTAACAGGGCTTACACCGAGCCATTTCAAGCAGATAAGGGAAGACAAGCGCAAGCCACTGGATAAGGTTTAA
- a CDS encoding helix-turn-helix domain-containing protein, which produces MNIDKMEFVAWMERIMDRLDILGNHIDDLQKKRNSIDGEELLDNQDLLQMLKISNRSLQRYRSIGKLPYYTISGKLYYKLSDVHQFIRESFNPPLPKLDANK; this is translated from the coding sequence ATGAATATCGACAAAATGGAATTTGTGGCGTGGATGGAACGCATAATGGATAGGCTTGACATTCTCGGCAACCACATAGACGATTTACAAAAGAAGCGCAATAGCATAGACGGAGAAGAATTACTGGATAATCAGGATTTATTACAAATGCTGAAAATCAGCAACCGTTCCCTGCAACGGTATCGCTCCATCGGTAAGCTGCCTTACTATACCATCAGCGGAAAATTGTATTACAAACTATCCGATGTGCATCAGTTCATCAGGGAAAGTTTTAACCCGCCTTTGCCCAAACTGGATGCCAATAAGTGA
- the dapB gene encoding 4-hydroxy-tetrahydrodipicolinate reductase: MIKVFIAGATGWAGSAIAKGVYNEKGMQLAGGLSRFNKQENLAEILDFGNDEIPLFGTIEEALEQVDFDVLVEFTKPDIAKKNILSALNKGKKVVVGTSGLTNEDYTEIEKAANDNNTSVLAAGNFAITAVLLFKFASIAAQYIPNYELIDYASQNKVDAPSGSVAELAHRLSGIQQSNITVPVKDTIGSKETRGADIEGVQVHAVRLPGHVLGIEAIFGMPDEKLILRHDAGNSAEPYVKGAILAIEKVSTFKGLKRGLDAVMDF, translated from the coding sequence ATGATAAAAGTGTTTATAGCCGGAGCCACCGGGTGGGCAGGCTCGGCAATCGCAAAAGGTGTTTATAACGAAAAAGGAATGCAACTGGCAGGCGGCTTGTCACGCTTCAATAAACAAGAGAATTTAGCCGAAATCCTGGATTTCGGAAATGATGAAATCCCATTGTTCGGAACCATAGAAGAGGCACTGGAGCAAGTGGATTTTGATGTACTTGTCGAATTTACCAAACCAGATATTGCCAAAAAGAATATCCTGTCAGCCTTAAATAAAGGAAAAAAAGTTGTGGTGGGTACTTCGGGACTTACTAATGAAGATTATACCGAAATAGAAAAGGCAGCCAACGATAATAACACTTCAGTACTTGCCGCAGGCAACTTTGCCATTACAGCCGTCCTGCTATTCAAGTTCGCTTCTATTGCTGCGCAGTATATTCCCAATTATGAACTCATAGACTACGCAAGCCAAAACAAAGTGGATGCGCCGAGCGGCTCGGTAGCGGAACTGGCGCATCGTTTGTCGGGCATACAGCAATCGAATATTACGGTTCCCGTTAAGGACACCATTGGCAGCAAAGAAACAAGGGGTGCAGATATTGAGGGCGTACAGGTGCACGCTGTAAGGCTTCCGGGTCACGTGTTGGGTATTGAAGCCATCTTTGGAATGCCGGACGAAAAGCTGATTTTAAGGCACGATGCGGGAAACAGTGCCGAACCTTATGTAAAGGGCGCAATCCTTGCCATCGAAAAAGTAAGCACGTTCAAAGGGTTGAAAAGGGGTCTTGATGCGGTAATGGATTTCTAA
- a CDS encoding ORF6N domain-containing protein, whose amino-acid sequence MENKSSIIPKEIRNLIYTIRGKQVMLDSDLAALYQVETKNLNKAVKRNIERFPASFCFQLTEKEVENLRFQFGTSSLNYGGRRYLPYAFTEQGVAMASAILRSDIAVRMSVQIMEAFVEMRRMLISNASLFHRLDNIELKQLEADQKFEEIFKALESDKLHSEKGIFYNGQVFDAYAFVSDIIRSAGSSIILLDNYVDDTVLTLLGKRNDNVTATILTKSISHQLRLDLQRYNSQYTVIDIEIFSDAHDRFLIIDNTELYHIGASLKDLGKKWFAFSRMDIEVGRMLQILNKP is encoded by the coding sequence ATGGAAAATAAATCGTCTATTATACCCAAAGAAATAAGGAACCTGATTTATACTATTCGGGGCAAACAAGTAATGTTGGATAGTGACCTTGCTGCCTTGTATCAGGTGGAAACAAAGAACCTCAACAAAGCCGTAAAACGGAATATCGAGCGTTTTCCTGCTTCGTTCTGCTTTCAACTGACTGAAAAGGAAGTTGAAAACTTGAGGTTCCAATTTGGAACCTCAAGTTTAAATTACGGTGGCAGACGTTATTTACCCTATGCTTTTACCGAACAGGGGGTTGCAATGGCATCTGCCATACTCCGTTCGGACATAGCGGTAAGAATGAGTGTTCAAATAATGGAAGCCTTTGTAGAAATGCGGCGTATGCTCATTAGCAATGCTTCTTTGTTTCATCGGCTAGATAATATTGAATTGAAACAACTGGAAGCCGACCAAAAATTTGAAGAGATTTTTAAGGCTTTGGAAAGCGACAAGCTGCACAGCGAAAAAGGTATCTTTTACAACGGACAGGTTTTTGATGCCTATGCTTTTGTTTCTGATATTATCCGTAGTGCCGGAAGTTCCATTATCCTGCTTGATAATTATGTGGATGATACGGTGCTTACTTTATTGGGTAAGCGCAATGATAATGTAACTGCCACTATCCTTACCAAAAGTATCAGTCACCAGTTACGGTTGGATTTACAACGCTACAACAGCCAATATACTGTAATAGATATTGAGATTTTCTCCGATGCCCACGACCGTTTTTTAATTATTGACAATACAGAGCTTTACCATATAGGGGCATCGCTCAAAGACCTGGGCAAAAAATGGTTTGCCTTTTCTCGAATGGATATTGAAGTCGGCAGGATGCTCCAAATCCTTAACAAGCCATAA
- a CDS encoding helix-turn-helix domain-containing protein — translation MNIITVDEEVWQHLNERLKAISEYILKLEDTSYDSLWLNNHEVCQYLHISEKTLWRMRTNGQIAFSKMYGQYYYTIGAIKEMLNANAVQTTDEYVEQLMAKGKSYIKQGRKLKSGNK, via the coding sequence ATGAATATAATAACAGTTGACGAAGAAGTGTGGCAGCACCTTAACGAACGGTTGAAAGCCATTAGCGAATATATCCTGAAACTGGAAGATACAAGCTATGATAGTTTGTGGCTCAACAATCACGAAGTCTGCCAGTACCTCCACATCAGCGAAAAAACATTGTGGCGTATGCGCACCAACGGGCAGATAGCCTTTTCAAAAATGTACGGGCAGTATTACTATACGATTGGTGCTATCAAGGAAATGCTTAACGCCAATGCCGTACAAACTACCGATGAGTATGTGGAGCAGCTTATGGCGAAAGGCAAAAGCTACATTAAACAAGGCAGAAAGCTAAAATCAGGTAATAAGTAA
- a CDS encoding cation diffusion facilitator family transporter, with protein sequence MGQDHGHSHSHTANKKTLTISLVIITTYMVVEVVGGFLTNSLALLADAGHMLSDAISLFIALMAFKFSSKIADYSKTYGYKRFEILAAVINGATLILISVYIIYEAIERFQSPPEIQSGGMLIVAIVGLLVNVLVAWIMMRGADVKENLNMRGAYLHVISDMLGSVGAIIAALLIMFFGWGWADPLASVIVSILVLRSGYLVTKSSVHVLMEGTPENVEVDKVNEKILKTDGIKSIHDLHIWTITSGLNALTCHAVVNEKMTIEESEILLRKVEHELEHMNIHHVTIQLETPAHLHDNSVLCIVKAEPSAHDHHNH encoded by the coding sequence ATGGGACAAGACCACGGACACAGCCACTCGCATACTGCGAATAAAAAGACCCTGACCATTAGCTTGGTAATCATCACTACATATATGGTAGTGGAGGTAGTGGGAGGTTTTCTGACAAACAGCCTTGCCTTATTAGCCGATGCCGGACATATGTTGAGTGATGCAATATCGCTTTTCATTGCGCTGATGGCCTTTAAGTTCAGCAGTAAAATAGCCGATTACAGTAAGACCTACGGCTATAAGCGCTTTGAAATACTTGCAGCAGTTATCAACGGTGCAACACTTATCCTGATTTCAGTTTATATCATTTACGAGGCGATAGAACGCTTTCAGAGCCCACCGGAAATTCAATCAGGAGGTATGCTCATTGTAGCAATTGTAGGCTTATTGGTTAATGTGCTTGTAGCCTGGATAATGATGCGTGGTGCTGACGTAAAGGAAAACCTCAATATGCGTGGAGCCTACCTGCACGTCATCAGTGATATGCTCGGTTCGGTTGGTGCAATTATCGCAGCGTTGCTCATTATGTTTTTCGGTTGGGGGTGGGCAGACCCGTTGGCAAGCGTTATTGTTTCGATACTGGTATTGAGAAGTGGGTATTTAGTTACTAAATCATCGGTACACGTATTGATGGAAGGCACACCCGAAAATGTTGAAGTGGATAAGGTCAATGAAAAAATCCTTAAAACCGATGGTATTAAAAGTATTCACGACCTGCATATTTGGACAATTACAAGTGGATTGAATGCACTTACGTGCCACGCCGTTGTAAATGAAAAAATGACTATCGAAGAAAGTGAAATATTACTTCGTAAAGTAGAACACGAATTAGAGCATATGAATATCCATCACGTTACCATCCAGTTGGAAACACCAGCACATCTACACGATAATTCGGTGCTATGTATTGTAAAGGCTGAACCGTCAGCACACGACCATCATAATCATTAA
- a CDS encoding helix-turn-helix domain-containing protein, protein MTLLIKGMVCNRCTYVLEQELTALGFEVLDIKLGQAIIKDTTDFSQKLGVIKTMLKGIGLELMYDKNQKTINRIKELVEKGITLQLQSGTPTKFTTLISGKLHKNYDTLSALFSSVEGITLEKYIIRRKIEKVKDLLVHTEMSLTEIAHVLGYSSQAYLSNQLKKHTGFTSSYFKQVKQEHGEAVTMQMDEAQPPH, encoded by the coding sequence ATGACACTATTAATAAAAGGAATGGTGTGCAATAGATGTACCTATGTTCTTGAACAGGAATTGACAGCTTTGGGTTTTGAGGTTTTGGATATAAAACTGGGGCAAGCCATCATAAAGGATACGACAGACTTTTCGCAGAAGTTGGGAGTAATCAAAACGATGCTGAAAGGCATCGGCTTGGAACTGATGTATGACAAAAACCAAAAGACAATAAACAGGATAAAAGAGTTGGTGGAGAAAGGTATCACGTTGCAACTGCAAAGCGGCACACCTACCAAATTCACAACCTTAATCAGTGGCAAGCTGCACAAGAACTACGATACATTGAGTGCCTTATTCTCTTCAGTGGAGGGAATTACACTCGAAAAGTACATCATTCGTCGGAAGATTGAAAAGGTAAAAGACCTTTTGGTACATACCGAAATGTCGCTGACCGAGATTGCCCACGTACTGGGGTACAGCAGTCAGGCATACCTTTCCAACCAGTTGAAAAAACACACGGGCTTTACATCAAGCTATTTCAAGCAGGTAAAGCAGGAACACGGGGAAGCCGTTACTATGCAGATGGACGAAGCGCAACCCCCGCATTAA
- a CDS encoding plastocyanin/azurin family copper-binding protein yields the protein MKKLVLALSVIAFTACNNNQQKDKTTQESNQPVIEETVAPAETGNENVITISGGDDMKFDKTELKAKAGETVKLILKHIGKAPIEAMGHNVVILAQGTDFNTFANAAIDAKDNGYIPKGMENAVIAKTDMIGGGQTTEITFTAPAKGSYDFLCSFPGHYIYMKGKLIVE from the coding sequence ATGAAAAAGTTAGTGTTAGCATTGTCGGTAATCGCATTTACTGCCTGTAACAACAATCAGCAAAAAGACAAGACCACACAGGAGAGCAATCAGCCTGTAATAGAAGAAACAGTTGCCCCCGCAGAAACAGGGAACGAAAATGTAATTACCATTAGCGGCGGCGATGATATGAAATTCGACAAAACCGAACTGAAAGCCAAAGCAGGCGAAACCGTAAAGCTCATTTTAAAGCACATCGGAAAAGCACCGATTGAGGCAATGGGGCACAATGTTGTTATACTTGCCCAGGGCACAGACTTCAACACTTTTGCCAATGCTGCGATAGATGCTAAGGACAACGGCTACATACCTAAAGGAATGGAAAACGCCGTAATCGCAAAAACGGATATGATTGGCGGTGGGCAAACCACAGAAATTACCTTTACGGCTCCGGCAAAAGGCTCGTATGATTTCCTGTGCTCGTTTCCCGGTCATTACATCTATATGAAAGGTAAATTAATCGTGGAATAA
- a CDS encoding flavin reductase family protein, whose product MKKYTWRTHKIIKETEDTITLYFDTEQQAFTYLPGQYLNIRLTVNGELLIRSYSFSSVPSDEFPAITIKRVTGGKMSNYILNNADNIEAWEIEAPFGSFVLEKPIAEQSQIVLLAGGSGISPLYAMLKSVENSNRIPLLVYSNKTPEETIFWNELEAMQAAQELNICYSFTAPDFISTKLNHVAGRFNLLVLRSVIKRLVGDVAAAHYYICGPNGLMDLYQDALTGLYIPEDHIHLEYFDPVPGNAGDLETDGTVKDVIVNYYEDYYENEEKQTYECTSLIEVQPKQSLLDAMKEHHIKVASSCKNGTCGACWAVKTDGEVRMLHNGALTEQDIAEGIILLCQSYPMNADVCVTVQ is encoded by the coding sequence ATGAAGAAATACACGTGGCGAACACATAAAATTATAAAGGAAACCGAAGATACCATTACCCTATACTTTGACACGGAGCAGCAGGCGTTTACCTACCTGCCCGGTCAGTACCTCAACATCAGGCTTACCGTAAACGGCGAACTGCTCATACGTTCGTATTCGTTCAGTTCTGTGCCGTCTGACGAATTTCCCGCCATTACTATTAAAAGGGTTACAGGTGGAAAGATGAGCAATTACATCTTAAATAATGCAGACAACATCGAAGCCTGGGAAATAGAAGCCCCATTTGGCAGCTTTGTTTTAGAAAAACCGATAGCCGAGCAATCCCAAATTGTTTTACTGGCAGGCGGTAGCGGTATTTCCCCGTTATACGCAATGCTGAAAAGCGTTGAAAACAGCAATCGGATACCCTTACTGGTGTACAGCAATAAAACACCGGAAGAAACCATATTTTGGAATGAACTGGAAGCGATGCAGGCAGCGCAAGAATTGAATATTTGTTATTCCTTTACTGCACCTGATTTTATTTCCACCAAACTCAACCACGTTGCAGGCAGGTTCAATCTGCTTGTTTTACGTTCGGTCATTAAAAGACTGGTTGGCGATGTTGCTGCAGCCCATTATTACATCTGCGGACCCAACGGGCTGATGGATTTGTACCAGGATGCCTTAACGGGCTTGTACATTCCCGAAGACCATATCCATTTGGAATACTTCGACCCGGTTCCGGGGAATGCGGGCGATTTGGAAACGGACGGTACTGTTAAAGATGTGATTGTAAACTATTACGAGGACTACTACGAGAACGAGGAAAAGCAAACGTATGAATGCACATCGCTCATTGAGGTACAGCCGAAGCAGTCGCTTCTGGATGCGATGAAAGAGCACCATATCAAAGTGGCGAGTTCCTGTAAGAATGGAACCTGCGGGGCTTGTTGGGCAGTAAAAACCGATGGCGAAGTTCGGATGCTCCATAACGGGGCACTGACAGAACAGGATATCGCAGAGGGAATAATTTTGCTTTGCCAAAGCTACCCGATGAATGCCGATGTTTGTGTGACGGTGCAGTAA